The Microtus ochrogaster isolate Prairie Vole_2 unplaced genomic scaffold, MicOch1.0 UNK112, whole genome shotgun sequence genome window below encodes:
- the Asb12 gene encoding ankyrin repeat and SOCS box protein 12 has translation MSLMDIAKIFSLLQPEKEEEDTDTGEKQALNQAVYDNDSCTLDHLLQQERYKRFINSRSGWGIPGTPLRLAASYGHLNCVKVLLEHGADVDSLDVKAQTPLFTAVSHGHLECVRVLLEAGACPSGSIYNNCSPVLTASRDGAVAILQELLGHGAEANVKAKLPVWASNIASCSGPLYLAAVYGHLDCFRLLLLYGADPDYNCTDQSLLGRVPQPRTLLEICLHHNCDPEYIQLLIEFGANIYLPSLPLDQTSQNDKGIKLLLQARATPRSLLSQARLVICRALIQAKQPQAIDQLDIPAVLISYLKHQ, from the exons ATGAGTCTCATGGACATCGCCAAGATCTTCTCTCTTCTGCAGcctgaaaaggaggaggaggacactgACACGGGAGAGAAACAAGCTCTCAATCAAGCTGTGTATGACAATGACTCCTGTACCCTGGACCACCTTCTACAGCAGGAGCGCTATAAACGCTTCATCAATAGCAGGAGTGGCTGGGGAATACCTGGAACACCCTTGCGCTTGGCAGCTTCTTATGGCCACTTGAACTGTGTAAAGGTCCTCCTGGAACATGGTGCTGATGTAGATAGCTTGGATGTCAAAGCACAAACACCACTTTTCACCGCTGTTAGTCATGGTCATCTGGAATGTGTGCGCGTGCTTCTAGAAGCTGGCGCCTGTCCTAGTGGTAGCATCTACAACAATTGCTCTCCTGTTCTCACCGCCTCACGTGATGGTGCTGTTGCCATCTTGCAGGAGCTCCTAGGGCATGGTGCAGAGGCCAATGTCAAAGCTAAATTACCAGTGTGGGCCTCAAACATAGCTTCATGTTCTGGTCCCCTCTATTTGGCTGCAGTCTATGGGCATCTTGACTGTTTCCGCCTGCTTTTGCTCTATGGGGCAGATCCTGATTACAACTGCACTGACCAGAGTCTCTTAGGTCGCGTTCCACAGCCTCGCACACTTCTTGAAATATGCCTTCATCATAATTGTGATCCAGAGTACATCCAGCTTTTAATAGAGTTCGGAGCTAACATCTACCTTCCATCTCTCCCCTTGGACCAGACCTCACAAAATGATAAAGGCATTAAATTGCTGCTGCAAGCCCGAG CCACTCCGCGGTCACTCCTGTCTCAGGCCCGTTTAGTTATCTGCAGAGCCCTGATCCAGGCCAAACAGCCACAAGCCATCGACCAGCTGGATATTCCCGCTGTGTTGATTAGCTACCTCAAACACCAGTGA